A region of the Brachyhypopomus gauderio isolate BG-103 chromosome 11, BGAUD_0.2, whole genome shotgun sequence genome:
ccagtcatgccagtcatgtcagtcatgtaatgccaggctttgcagactacattcatactttgaatacacgggcagtcatgtactgttcacatagatgcagccctagccagatgtgctttttctgtctccctttctgacacaagcagatgtcatcacacactatctgtagagtacacactggccaaacccaaacagcttctaaAGGACCTTTcggggcttccttttgcctattgaggccaaaatgcctatttgtgtgtgaacccgcctatcgccgcttgcggctatatttatgtttgtttgtgctttgtttcaTTTAGTTTTAtgctgaaataataataaaatatagttTTCCCTCTGTATCATCTGTCTGCAGTACTTTTTCTGATGAAGATAAAGGCATCATTTGTATGTGGAGTACAACACACATCTATTCACCTACAATACAGAAAAAAATGCAACATAACAGTAATTTCACGTTTCACCATAGTAAGCAAGTAgacatgaaactaaacaaacaatACATAAGAAGAAATTAGTAAAACCAGTTCAGGGCTTGTTACAGAGCATCTGGAAAGAATTCACGTGATGTATATgagattttattgtttttttatttttaataaatttgcTAAAAttcaaaaaaacattttcacttTGTCATTATGGTTTTATTGTGTGCAGAGGTTTGAGGGGAAAAATGAAGTGCTCCAGTGTTTTGTTTGACACAAACATTGTTTGTTTGATgagattttgaaatgttttccgAATAGCTTTTAAACAATGAGATGACATTTTATCACAAATTTGTAGGCTACAGTTGCCCCAAAGAAGACTATCTGCAAAACTCCAGCATCCTGATAGCTCCTTCATGCTCATCATAATGACtctgcaactgtgtgtgtgtgtgtgtgtgtgtgtgtgtgtgtgtgtgtgtgtgtgtgtgtgtgtgtgtgtgtgtgttgatgttggCCTTCCTTCATATTGAAATGTGTTTTCCTATGAACAGGTGTGCATCACTTTATGATTTTAGCTAGAAGTTAAGTCATTTTAGCTAGAAGTTAAGTCATTTTAGCTAGAAGTTAAGTTAATGTCATTACCGATGTTATTAATGACTAAGAAAGGAAGCTTGGCATCACATCCTGTTTTTATAGTGTATAAGACAACCAGGCATGAATGTTTACAGAGCTACCCAACCACATCGATCTCTCCATCTAAAAGAGTGTTGAGAAAACACAGCTGCCAACAGGTAGCATCATAATTTCATCttaaaacataataataatagtggGAAAAGgacaaagaaaagaagaagTAAAAGAGGACTTTTATCTTTAAAAATTATTCATTAGATTAGTTTATTAGTATTTGCTTTTCCATTTCAGCCTTTGGTCCACAGTAATGGCAATCTGGAAGGTGTCCCTGCTCCTCTGTCTTGTACTTACTGGTAAgataaatacaaaataaaatatttttttatttttcctaaTAGTGTGACACCGTCACATTGTTACAGTGGGATTATCTAACTAGATTGATAAATAGGAATTATAAAGCATGTTTTAGAATAGTAGTAATTCGTACATTTATTTAACATCTAAATAAGCTAGTCAGTAGTTTATATTGGATTATGGTTTGATAGCAATTTCCCAAGTCTGCATGTTGTCAGACTGACACAATTGTAGTTCACACGACCACTACAGTTTTGTATAAAGGGAACTTTATTTATGCAACCTGTGCTTAATAATGCTTGTATTGTATGGTGCCTTATCTTTCCCTTTGGCTTATAGAGccaaataaaaaaatgaaaaaatacatttatatgtatttgcatatttgcaGGAGGAACAGTATTATCCCAAGGTAAAAATTATATTGTTCatagtttagtgtgtgtgtgtgtgtaattgtattatttatATACAATTAATTGTATTAaatgtatttgcatatttgtAGGAGGAACAGAAATATCCCAAGGTAAAATTTATCGTTCatagttcagtgtgtgtgtgtgtatatgtgtgcataattgttttatttatataatacaattgtattaatatatatataataatattattattataatttatataatacaattatatattaattataattaaaataattttaaattattattaataatttattttccATAACAAGGTCTATAGATCAatttttttgttatgagatctcGGGATGTAATGAACTCCTGTATACAGAATTTTGAAAAGAtaattgattattattattaatgtgaCGCGCCGTGCGGGGCAAAGGACGAGGCACAGATTCCTTCCGTTCACTCACGGTCACTTTATTACTGACATAGCGCAGTTAGCGCACATGgaacacgtaaacacacacaaatatgtagACTCagaacaacgacgagcacaggacactgcgcgaacgcacattaaatagacaaaccacataaaccccacgtgatgatgagacaagccacaggtgagaaagatgatcacaagacataaccgcacccacggagatccacagacgcagatgactagatgtagacaacgtaaacacacgcccaaaagggaggggtcggggactgtAACGTGACAATTAAacaatattattgttgttgttattgtttaaCTAGTAGGATAggagtgttttttgtttgtcacataccattttaaaaagcatAATCAAAAGTTCTTTCATTTTCAGAGACTCTTTCTTGTCCCTATCGCTGGACTCTGTATGGACAGAGATGTTACAGGTTTTTTAGTTCCTATGTCACATGGGCTGAAGCTGAGGTACAGTGCAAGTGACACAGCTAGCCCATTAGCACTTTATTTTCAACATGCAATTCATCTCATCACTGTATCTTGTATTTCTtgttttgtctgtctgtgtcttccCCACTCCAGAGTACCTGTTTGAGACATGGTGGCAACCTGGCTTCAGTACACACCATTTCAGAGTACAAGTTTTTACAAAATCTTATCAAAGAAATGTCTGACACTTTCCGTGTAACCTGGATAGGTGGCAATGATGCTTTGAAAGTAAGCCTTCTCAGATTTTCATGTATTAATTTAATAATCAGATTATCAATTATAAATTAAATTTCCCCTATCAAGGCCTCTGAATTTGACCGTCCTTACTCTGTGCAGGAAGGACAATGGTTTTGGAGCGATGGAACCGAAATGAACTTCTACTATTGGAGCACTAATCAGCCTGATAACTACTTGAATAATGAAGACTGCATGCAAATGAATGTTGGAGGTACTTGTATTTGATTCGTTATGGCTTATGACAATAGCTGTAATGTTTTCTCCACAGAAAGTTTGACAAAATCCCACCCAGGTTTAAATACCTTCAACGATTTTAGAATTTGTACTGTGTTGGATAATGTTTGCATTTTCTGACACCGAAATGTAATGAAATGCAGGAAAATTGAATTTAAGGCATTGATTGTTTTAGTGTATTATTGATGCCAGAATGTTGTGGCACTATAGGTTATTCTGGGTGGCCTAAATAATCCTGAATACACGTCCTTGCATGCAATGTAACCCTTGCTAATCCAGGACCAGGACTAACAGTAGTACACAGATGCAGGTTTGAGCTGTGAAGTGGAAGAATTCAGAATGGTGCTAGAATTCAATCAATTAAATCAACTCACCAAAACCTAAAGCTAATTTTAAAACAACTGATCTAACCATTTTAATGACATCACATCTTATATGTATGCTTATATGCATATGCATGttctattatttttaaaagatgTAACAAGATTAATAgatgtgttattataggtttTAATTGGATAAGGAATTAGGGGTTAGGAAATACTAAACTAAAGTCCATTCATGGACTCTGTGGGTCACACCAGTTCCCTGAACTGCATTTGAATGAGGTTTCTCAGGAAATGCTGACTAATCTAATGCATTATTAATGATGATTAAGATTTACAGTGATTTAATAAtgctttttacatttatttctttaccacagatgacctgaaaatgaatgactgtaTTTGTTACATGAGTTATCCATTTGTGTGTAAGAAGCGACGGTACGCAAGGATCTAACCACCTAACTGTTGGGTTTCCTAAATAAAACATGTTGAACTATAGAACTGCAGAAATACAACTGCTGGTGTCTTCTACTCATTTTGAAATTTGAGTCATATTAAAAACATCAATAAAGCCGCATTTTTCAACCTCAGGAACATTGCTAGATCACAGTCTGATCTTTATCATTCACAATTTATTACAGCTTAGAGTCTCCTGCTCCAGTGCTATTTAAATGGTTCAACTCCTGCTCCCGCTCAGTTAGTTTTCACAGATCCACAGATTCCCAAGGTCGATAGATTCCATAGATCCATAGATTCCATGAAGCATCCATGCTTTATGGTAAATTGACAGTACATGGGAGATCTGAAGTCATACACTTCTGATTTACCCATCACAAAGACTATAGAGGAAATAGTACATTATAATGTTGTATCTGATGCTTTAATTAAGACTATGCACTTGGAATTTATGCTACAGAAGATGAGTTGAAGGATAACTTAAGTGATCACCTGCAGCTTCCACTCATTTGGTAGTTATCAAGAAAAATTTATATATTCACCATCACCTTTTGTATAAGATCTTCAGGCAAATCTTGTTTTAATGGCCGTCTAGTCATTGCATCTTGTTTCATGCAGGGCTCTGCTTATTTCATATCAACAGTACAACCCTGGCATGTTTGGAAACCTCTGAAGTTCAGGTGGAAAACTCTCTGTGATTCTCTCCAGAAAATAAAATGGCCCAGTTCTCAGAGCCAGGTGCAAGAAATCATCCTATGGACTCCAGGGTTAAGTACTGTATATCTCACCACACTCAGTGGTATTGTTGTCATGATAAAAGTTCCAAACCAGAGTGTTTCTGGGGAGATCTTCTGGTTTAGTTAGCATATGAGATACAAAGCAGGAAGGACTGCTACAGCTCTTGCTGTGGAACCAGCGGCGCGTTTCTGATGCTGCGGCCGCTCTGGGCCCGGAGGAACGTAATCTCGTTGTGTaatgtgtaatgacaataaagcatACCATACCATATGTAGTCAGATGAGAGGGGTTTTGATAGTGAGTGATCAACAACCATCACAGACAAAGGGGACTATCTAGATACGACGACAGCGGAACGCCATTTTCAATGAGCCATTGTAGTAAGAACCATGGTGGCATTTTTGTACTGATTAAACATTTTTTCATTAAGGTCAGAGAGAGTTCCTTTTTCAGCCATTGGCTGCATTGTTTTGAGAGATCATTGACATGTCATGGTAGAAGACCCAGTGTGAGACATCAGGCATTATTTTAATAACAAGTGTCAGTAGAGAGGTCAGCTCCAGCCAGGAGAAACCAAAAGCAGGTAGAGAAATCTAGCTCATTGTTGACATGTAGTCCTCAGCAGCAGATGCAGTGAAAACAAGGGATAAAACAGCCATGAAGGACAAGTCTCCAAACACAAAACAGACAAGCAGACAAATGAAACGTGAATGATATGGCAGGAAGAACGGACCAAGGAGATGGCCACCGTCACACCACGTTCTGGCAAAGAGAACCGCCAAGATGGTGGTGGtcgtgttgggggggggggggggggggggtgtttctccaacaaacaaacaaacatggtgcCAACACCATGAAGAGTGAGCACTGCTTATGCAAGTTGAGGGTGACAGACAGCAAATGTAAAGGCTGGAAACCTGATGGAATTTATTAAGAAGCTCCATACAATACAGAGCACTAGTGCTCCTTAGTGGCACAGCTGGAAAACAGCATGGGGTTGGAGTATTAGTCGAGTGATTTATTCTGAAGGGTTCATGGACACTGCTACAGACATTAAATTGAATTGATGCAGTTTTATTGACAAAGGGTTAATTGTTTATTGATAAACAATTTTAAGTAATAATCTGATATCCTGGCGCTGTTACAATATGTTCATGACAATTTCTTTTGTACTGAGTACCACCACCAGGGGGCAATCGTCCAACTTCCACTCAAAAATAGAACGGAAATCACCTGAGCTGTGTCTTCTTCATTGAAATTTGTGTTCATGGGTATGTTGTTTATTGGGTAATGTTAAGTTAAAAAGAAGAGGAAAAATTAGTTCATAGTCAAATATGAGTAttttaaagagaaaaaaaaaactagtaaTTTACAGATACAAACTGCTAATAATAAATTTAAGATTGCTAGATAAAATAGTTTGTGTGTAATGGGTTCATCTTTAGAAAAAAGGGGATGTAATGATAAGTTAATGAGTTGCAGTTTTACCCTCTTGCCCCCAGATGGCATCAGATATGAGGTACCTACCCGGATGTGTGCTGCGTAGTAGCGCGTAATCAGAAAATGAATACTGAACATGTCACGGTGTACTGGTATGCTTCTGACTCGTTTTGTTAATAAATAAGTTgtgtgttagaaattctgaaaccctcaaatttccatcacaGTTGTTTGACGAACCCAAGTTTCTTCGATAATAtaagaacattacaaacatatacacaaaccGATGTGGCCCAATATACCCTCACATCCCTTCATATAGCTTAGAGTACTACAATAATATGATTATTATCCGCAGGCCCACATGAAATGACCTATAAGCTGACCTGCCTATCTCTGCAGCTATCGATAAACAAGGTGTATGTAGGGTTCTTACCAACGAAGCAGATACATTAGGGTTGCCACTTATGTCCAACAGAAAACCTGGATAGACCACTGACCCACAGACACCTGGTCCATGAGCAAAAACAGGTCTTTTAGACTGATGCAGCATTATAAGAAAAGGCTTTGCACTTTCTGAAGTGGGTTGCGCATAACCCTGAATATGTTCAACACCTTCATGGGAATAAACATCTTATCACATACTGGTGTGTACTTTACACCTGCTTAGGTAGGGGGTCATTACTGTGACATTAGAGTTGCATTTACCGCACTTAGACCTATAGCCATTTATATCCATCTATAGTCATTTTATTTACTTGATATGACTCAATCTGGCGCTGAAATTATCCCCATCATTTAGACCTCATCTATCATAATTTCCGATTTAAATATTTGACTTTTTTTCAGTCAGTGATGAACTAAGTGCATGACAATCTAAACCTCAAAATGTCCTCAAGCTTGGGCATCATCAACGAAACAACTGATGCGACATGAATAGGCTTAGGCTTTTCACTCTTGTGTACTCTCAGAGATGTCTTTATTATTTCTTGATTGTAGCtttaataaaaggttaaaagACACAAGACTGGTGACTTTTCTTTTTGCATAAAACAGACGCGCTGCGCTAGGACGGAAGGAGAGGAAACGCAACAAGGGGTATTAAGGATTATTAGATTTTTATgatcaagatacattcaaacaTGGTGTCCATCACTAAAGAATGGACATTGCTTCAATCAGATAATTGCCAATGGTGTGGAAGTTAAGGTTAATCAGAAATATAAAGTTCACACACATTTTGAAGGGCCATTGCCAAGTATCACATTGTGAAACATCTGGTGACGTCTTCAGTTCTACAGAGTGTGATGTGGATGCTGGGCTCCTTTGTCCTGGACATGTCCACGTTTCTGGTCCTAAAAATGTCCCGGTCTTGGTTTCCTTTCATGTTGACATTGAAATANNNNNNNNNNNNNNNNNNNNNNNNNNNNNNNNNNNNNNNNNNNNNNNNNNNNNNNNNNNNNNNNNNNNNNNNNNNNNNNNNNNNNNNNNNNNNNNNNNNNNNNNNNNNNNNNNNNNNNNNNNNNNNNNNNNNNNNNNNNNNNNNNNNNNNNNNNNNNNNNNNNNNNNNNNNNNNNNNNNNNNNNNNNNNNNNNNNNNNNNNNNNNNNNNNNNNNNNNNNNNNNNNNNNNNNNNNNNNNNNNNNNNNNNNNNNNNNNNNNNNNNNNNNNNNNNNNNNNNNNNNNNNNNNNNNNNNNNNNNNNNNNNNNNNNNNNNNNNNNNNNNNNNNNNNNNNNNNNNNNNNNNNNNNNNNNNNNNNNNNNNNNNNNNNNNNNNNNNNNNNNNNNNNNNNNNNNNNNNNNNNNNNNNNNNNNNNNNNNNNNNNNNNNNNNNNNNNNNNNNNNNNNNNNNNNNNNNNNNNNNNNNNNNNNNNNNNNNNNNNNNNNNNNNNNNNNNNNNNNNgcttcattattcaaaagaaaagtaaaaggacgtatgtgagcatgtgaaaaaaaagtgtgtgagcgtgcacgtatgtgagcatgtgaaaaaagagtgcgtgtgtgaccgtgcacgtatgagagtgtgtgaaaaaaagagtgcgtgtgtgagcgtgcacgtgtgtgagcgtgcacgtatgtgagcgtgtgaaaaaagtgtgagtgtgtgagcgtgcacgtatgagagtgtgtgaaaaaaaagtgtgtgtgagcgtgcacgtatgtgagcatgtgaaaaaagtgcgtgtgtgagcgtgcacgtatgtgagcgtgtgaaaaaagtgtgtgagagcgtgaacgtatgtgagcgtgtgcgaaaaaagggtgcgtgtgtgagcgtgcacgtatgtgaacgcgtgcaaaaaagtgcgtgtgtgcacgctcacacacgcactctttttttcacacacgcgtgtgtgcacactttctgagaaacactgagaatcctggcatgatcaatgcacactctgctttactttgctgtggtcattcgagctggttgtgttttttattttttgcttttattatatatatatatatatatatatatatatatatatatatatatatatatatatatatatataggtgcttcattattcaaaagaaaagtaaaaggtcgtatgtgggcatgtgaaaaaaaagtgtgtgtgagcgtgcacgtatgtgagcatgtgaaaaaagtgtgagtgtgtgagcgtgcacgtatgagagtgtgtgaaaaaagagtgtgagtgtgcacgtatgtgagcatgtgaaaaaagagtgcgtgtgtgaccgtgcacgtatgtgagcgtgtgaaaaaaagtgtgagtgtgtgagcgtgcacttatgagagtgtgaaaaaagagtgcgtgtgggaaaaaagagtgcatgtgagcgtgcacgtatgtgagcatgtgaaaaaagtgtgtgtgagcgtgcacgtatgtgagcatgtgaaaaaagagtgcgtgtgtgagcgtgcacgtatgtgagtgtgtgaaaaaagagtgcgtgtgtgagtgtgcacgtatgtgagcatgtgtggaaaaaaaagagtgcgtgtgggaaaaaagagtgcatgtgagcgtgcacatatgtgagcatgtgaaaaaaaagtgtgtgagcatgcacgtatgtgagcatgtgaaaaaagagtgcgtgtgtgagcgtgcacgtatgtgagcatgtgggaaaaaagagtgcgtgtgtgagcgtgcacgtatgtgaacgtgtgcaaaaaaagtgcgtgtgtgcacgctcacacacgcactctttttttcacacacgcgtgtgtgcacactttctgagaaacactgagaatcctggcatgatcaatgcacactctgctttactttgctgtggtcattcgagctggttgtattttttattttttgcttttattttatatatgtatatattccctgcccttctgtcttttccctttttattctttctctacccctcttttcttgatccacctaaccccaataattatcactttgcatattgttataatttttataaatgtaatttgaactgtacataaaaacaaagttgtcctccaaagatgggggggtggaggtgggccataaaaaaaacttattgtacaagtgaaatgtttagttgaattagtccatgatccataattcttaacaactgcatataatgaaattgagaaacataaagcgtggtcaaaaagtgttttaccaagctcccctcttacctttccccaaactatctgtcatataacatctcccctcgtgaccaaaaactcaggtgcttcattattcaaaagaaaagtaaaaggacgtatgtgagcatgtgaaaaaaaagtgtgtgagcgtgcacgtatgtgagcatgtgaaaaaagagtgcgtgtgtgaccgtgcacgtatgagagtgtgtgaaaaaaagagtgcgtgtgtgagcgtgcacgtgtgtgagcgtgcacgtatgtgagcgtgtgaaaaaagtgtgagtgtgtgagcgtgcacgtatgagagtgtgtgaaaaaaaagtgtgtgtgagcgtgcacgtatgtgagcatgtgaaaaaagtgcgtgtgtgagcgtgcacgtatgtgagcgtgtgaaaaaagtgtgtgagagcgtgaacgtatgtgagcgtgtgcgaaaaaagggtgcgtgtgtgagcgtgcacgtatgtgaacgcgtgcaaaaaagtgcgtgtgtgcacgctcacacacgcactctttttttcacacacgcgtgtgtgcacactttctgagaaacactgagaatcctggcatgatcaatgcacactctgctttactttgctgtggtcattcgagctggttgtgttttttattttttgcttttattatatatatatatatatatatatatatatatatatatatatatatatatatatatatatatatatatatatataggtgcttcattattcaaaagaaaagtaaaaggtcgtatgtgggcatgtgaaaaaaaagtgtgtgtgagcgtgcacgtatgtgagcatgtgaaaaaagtgtgagtgtgtgagcgtgcacgtatgagagtgtgtgaaaaaagagtgtgagtgtgcacgtatgtgagcatgtgaaaaaagagtgcgtgtgtgaccgtgcacgtatgtgagcgtgtgaaaaaaagtgtgagtgtgtgagcgtgcacttatgagagtgtgaaaaaagagtgcgtgtgggaaaaaagagtgcatgtgagcgtgcacgtatgtgagcatgtgaaaaaagtgtgtgtgagcgtgcacgtatgtgagcatgtgaaaaaagagtgcgtgtgtgagcgtgcacgtatgtgagtgtgtgaaaaaagagtgcgtgtgtgagtgtgcacgtatgtgagcatgtgtggaaaaaaaagagtgcgtgtgggaaaaaagagtgcatgtgagcgtgcacatatgtgagcatgtgaaaaaaaagtgtgtgagcatgcacgtatgtgagcatgtgaaaaaagagtgcgtgtgtgagcgtgcacgtatgtgagcatgtgggaaaaaagagtgcgtgtgtgagcgtgcacgtatgtgaacgtgtgcaaaaaaagtgcgtgtgtgcacgctcacacacgcactctttttttcacacgcgtgtgtgcacactttctgagaaacactgagaatcctggcatgatcaa
Encoded here:
- the LOC143527683 gene encoding galactose-specific lectin nattectin-like isoform X2 — its product is MAIWKVSLLLCLVLTGGTVLSQETLSCPYRWTLYGQRCYRFFSSYVTWAEAESTCLRHGGNLASVHTISEYKFLQNLIKEMSDTFRVTWIGGNDALKEGQWFWSDGTEMNFYYWSTNQPDNYLNNEDCMQMNVGDDLKMNDCICYMSYPFVCKKRRYARI
- the LOC143527683 gene encoding galactose-specific lectin nattectin-like isoform X1; this translates as MAIWKVSLLLCLVLTGGTVLSQGGTEISQETLSCPYRWTLYGQRCYRFFSSYVTWAEAESTCLRHGGNLASVHTISEYKFLQNLIKEMSDTFRVTWIGGNDALKEGQWFWSDGTEMNFYYWSTNQPDNYLNNEDCMQMNVGDDLKMNDCICYMSYPFVCKKRRYARI